One Pseudonocardia sediminis DNA window includes the following coding sequences:
- the glpX gene encoding class II fructose-bisphosphatase, with amino-acid sequence MELVRVTEAAAMAAGRWVGRGDKNGGDGSAVDAMRQLIGTVTMQGVVVIGEGEKDEAPMLFNGEQVGNGQGPACDVAVDPIDGTTLMAKGMPNALAVLAVAERGAMFDPSAVFYMEKLAVGPEAADAIDIRESVAENIGRVAEAKKCDVAAVTVCVLDRPRHEKIVDEIRATGARIQFITDGDVAGAIAAARPDSGVDMLYGIGGTPEGIITAAALKCMGGELQGRLWPKDDEERAKAVAAGHDLERVLTTADLVRGDNVFFCATGITDGALLRGVHYQPGGATTQSIVMRSKSGTVRLIDGHHRLTKLREFSTIDFDGSDDHDVPPLP; translated from the coding sequence ATGGAGCTGGTCCGGGTGACCGAGGCCGCGGCGATGGCCGCGGGGCGCTGGGTCGGTCGTGGCGACAAGAACGGCGGTGACGGCTCCGCGGTGGACGCGATGCGCCAGCTCATCGGCACCGTGACCATGCAGGGCGTGGTCGTGATCGGCGAGGGCGAGAAGGACGAGGCGCCCATGCTGTTCAACGGCGAGCAGGTCGGCAACGGCCAGGGCCCCGCCTGCGACGTCGCCGTCGACCCGATCGACGGCACCACGCTGATGGCCAAGGGGATGCCGAACGCGCTGGCCGTGCTCGCGGTGGCCGAGCGCGGCGCGATGTTCGACCCGTCGGCGGTGTTCTACATGGAGAAGCTCGCGGTCGGGCCGGAGGCGGCCGACGCGATCGACATCCGCGAGTCGGTCGCGGAGAACATCGGCCGGGTCGCCGAGGCCAAGAAGTGCGACGTCGCCGCCGTCACGGTGTGCGTGCTGGACCGCCCGCGGCACGAGAAAATCGTCGACGAGATCCGCGCCACCGGCGCCCGCATCCAGTTCATCACCGACGGCGACGTGGCCGGCGCGATCGCCGCGGCCCGCCCGGACAGCGGCGTCGACATGCTCTACGGCATCGGCGGCACCCCGGAGGGGATCATCACCGCGGCCGCCCTGAAGTGCATGGGCGGTGAGCTGCAGGGCCGGCTCTGGCCCAAGGACGACGAGGAGCGGGCGAAGGCCGTCGCCGCCGGGCACGACCTGGAGCGGGTGCTGACCACCGCCGACCTGGTCCGCGGGGACAACGTGTTCTTCTGCGCCACCGGCATCACCGACGGGGCGCTGCTGCGCGGCGTGCACTACCAGCCCGGTGGTGCGACCACCCAGTCGATCGTGATGCGCTCGAAGTCCGGGACGGTGCGGCTGATCGACGGCCACCACCGGCTGACCAAGCTCCGCGAGTTCTCCACCATCGACTTCGACGGATCCGACGACCACGACGTCCCGCCCCTGCCCTGA
- a CDS encoding DUF4245 domain-containing protein, giving the protein MPRVTAATGLRAAGPGLRDDGGVSSESDPRASTESGDTSASVGAEETSASDRSAVAAGDPAPGGGDGGPDPAGSGAATSTDADAAPTGGTPRPRPRIGPRPMQKPGRTETRMKDMLGALLILIPIALLLVGVTRSCTFAPAGPTIDPNAGPTVDAPARLGEYAKISTFPLRVPAVGWRANSTDRGEVVGGGTAVRVGFVTGEGRYLRLVQSDATEENLLRTEAGTDVPTGEGVTPAAGLNWVTYRSGSGEPFRVTAVPTPGSPTPTRLLITGSGNDDEFRTLAEATIRARPPPTGGGTN; this is encoded by the coding sequence ATGCCCCGCGTCACCGCGGCGACGGGTCTGCGTGCCGCCGGGCCGGGCCTGCGCGACGATGGTGGGGTGAGCTCCGAGTCCGATCCCCGCGCGTCCACCGAGTCCGGCGACACCTCCGCGTCCGTCGGGGCCGAGGAGACGTCCGCGTCCGACCGGTCCGCGGTCGCCGCCGGTGATCCGGCTCCCGGCGGTGGCGACGGTGGTCCGGACCCCGCCGGCTCCGGTGCGGCGACGTCGACGGATGCGGACGCCGCCCCCACGGGGGGTACGCCGAGGCCGCGTCCCCGCATCGGTCCGCGTCCGATGCAGAAGCCGGGCCGGACCGAGACCCGGATGAAGGACATGCTCGGGGCTCTGCTGATCCTGATCCCGATCGCGTTGCTGCTGGTCGGGGTGACCCGGTCCTGCACGTTCGCCCCGGCCGGGCCGACGATCGACCCGAACGCCGGCCCCACCGTCGACGCCCCGGCGCGGCTGGGCGAGTACGCGAAGATCTCGACGTTCCCGCTGCGCGTGCCGGCCGTCGGGTGGCGGGCGAACTCCACCGACCGCGGCGAGGTCGTGGGCGGCGGCACCGCCGTCCGGGTCGGCTTCGTCACCGGGGAGGGCCGCTACCTGCGCCTGGTGCAGAGCGACGCGACGGAGGAGAACCTCCTGCGCACCGAGGCCGGCACCGACGTCCCGACCGGTGAGGGCGTCACCCCCGCGGCCGGCCTGAACTGGGTCACCTACCGCTCCGGCAGCGGTGAACCGTTCCGTGTCACCGCCGTCCCGACGCCCGGATCACCGACACCGACCAGACTCCTGATCACCGGCAGCGGCAACGACGACGAGTTCCGCACCCTGGCCGAAGCGACGATCCGGGCCCGCCCCCCCCCTACCGGCGGCGGAACGAACTGA
- a CDS encoding type IV toxin-antitoxin system AbiEi family antitoxin domain-containing protein, with amino-acid sequence MDFWTGADPVRRADLLAAGVSGVEIRRALADRELIRLRRGVYLPAGPDGNVPAVTERAARHAVAVRGALCRLEPSVVVSHVSAAVLHGLDPWGIPLRRVHVTRARRTGGRVGADLHLHSAALEPDEIEVLDGVSVTSVPRTVADLARTVPFDRAVAVADAALRLPGVTPEDLCRAVGRGRRRPGNAAAERVIRFADGRSESAGESRSRVTIHRIGLPTPDLQRDVHDADGEWLARVDFWWDGDPPVVGEFDGEVKYGRMLRPGQSPGEVVFEEKRREDALRREGLGVARWTWSEIDDFATTAAHLRRLLD; translated from the coding sequence GTGGACTTCTGGACGGGTGCCGACCCGGTGCGCCGGGCCGACCTCCTGGCCGCAGGAGTCAGCGGCGTCGAGATACGCCGCGCCCTGGCCGATCGCGAGCTGATCCGGCTGCGGCGGGGTGTCTACCTGCCCGCGGGGCCGGACGGGAACGTTCCGGCGGTGACGGAGCGGGCGGCCCGGCACGCGGTCGCCGTGCGCGGGGCGCTCTGCCGGTTGGAGCCCTCGGTGGTGGTCAGCCACGTGTCGGCGGCCGTGCTGCACGGGCTCGACCCCTGGGGGATCCCGCTGCGACGGGTGCACGTGACCCGTGCTCGTCGTACCGGCGGCAGGGTCGGCGCCGACCTGCACCTGCATTCGGCGGCGCTGGAACCCGACGAGATCGAGGTCCTCGACGGCGTCTCGGTGACGTCGGTGCCGCGCACGGTCGCCGATCTGGCCCGGACGGTGCCCTTCGACCGGGCCGTCGCGGTCGCCGACGCCGCCCTCCGGCTGCCCGGGGTCACGCCGGAGGACCTGTGCCGCGCGGTCGGGCGTGGACGGAGACGGCCCGGGAACGCGGCGGCGGAGCGGGTGATCCGGTTCGCCGACGGACGGAGCGAGAGTGCCGGGGAGTCCCGGAGCCGCGTGACGATCCACCGGATCGGCCTGCCCACGCCGGACCTGCAGCGCGACGTCCACGACGCCGACGGCGAATGGTTGGCCAGGGTGGACTTCTGGTGGGACGGCGACCCGCCGGTGGTCGGCGAGTTCGACGGCGAGGTCAAGTACGGGCGCATGCTCCGCCCTGGGCAGTCACCGGGCGAGGTCGTGTTCGAGGAGAAGCGCCGCGAGGACGCCCTGCGCCGGGAAGGCCTCGGCGTGGCGCGATGGACCTGGTCCGAGATCGACGACTTCGCCACGACGGCCGCTCACCTGCGCAGGCTTCTCGACTGA
- a CDS encoding exodeoxyribonuclease VII small subunit has product MSTPQRTPVEKLDYEKARDELAEVVRALEVGGLGLDESVALWERGESLARRCEQQLAGARERVEQVLAESEPESDS; this is encoded by the coding sequence GTGAGCACACCGCAGAGGACCCCCGTCGAGAAGCTCGACTACGAGAAGGCCCGCGACGAGCTGGCCGAGGTCGTACGCGCCCTCGAGGTCGGCGGCCTGGGCCTGGACGAGTCGGTCGCCCTCTGGGAGCGCGGCGAGTCCCTGGCCCGCCGCTGCGAGCAGCAGCTCGCCGGCGCCCGCGAACGCGTCGAACAGGTCCTGGCCGAGTCCGAACCTGAGTCCGACTCCTGA
- the xseA gene encoding exodeoxyribonuclease VII large subunit: MSAPSSPTSEETPWPVRTVARKIAEWVDRLGAVWVEGQLAQVTARPGSGTAFLVLRDPAADVSLQLTAPSSLVRDNGGAVVEGSRVIVHGKPSFYLGRGTLSLRVDAIRAVGLGELLARIERLRRLLAAEGLFDAALKRRPPLLPNRIGLITGRASAAEHDVVSNATARWPGVRFRIENTATQGGLAVGQIVDALGVLDRDPEVEVIVLARGGGSVEDLLPFSDETLCRAVASCRTPVVSAIGHEPDTPLVDHVADLRCSTPTEAGRSLVPDLAEETARIAGLRERSRRALSGWVDREERRVRDLRARPVLAQPLRMFDRHEREVADLRATGHRAVLRRFDRSSAELEHLTARLTALGPSATLARGYAIVQLAGTDGVRPLLRSVSEAPAGTALRIRVGDGAIAATSDGPETADGRPAAGDPTTDGSAAPGPDDTGTGDTDPAPARPRRTRKTPAGNTTSRTTTPGDTPSDDTAPAGPARRTRKKASG, from the coding sequence GTGAGTGCACCCTCCTCCCCCACGTCGGAGGAGACGCCCTGGCCGGTCCGCACGGTCGCCCGCAAGATCGCCGAGTGGGTGGACCGGCTCGGCGCCGTCTGGGTCGAGGGGCAGCTGGCGCAGGTCACCGCCCGGCCCGGGTCCGGCACCGCGTTCCTGGTGCTGCGCGACCCGGCCGCCGACGTGTCGCTGCAGCTCACGGCGCCGTCGTCGCTGGTGCGCGACAACGGTGGCGCGGTCGTCGAGGGCAGCCGGGTGATCGTGCACGGCAAGCCGTCGTTCTACCTCGGGCGCGGCACCCTGAGCCTGCGCGTGGACGCGATCCGCGCCGTCGGGCTCGGTGAGCTGCTGGCCCGGATCGAGCGGCTGCGACGGCTGCTCGCCGCCGAGGGACTGTTCGACGCCGCCCTCAAGCGCCGTCCGCCGCTGCTGCCGAACCGGATCGGGCTGATCACCGGGCGGGCCTCGGCCGCCGAGCACGACGTCGTCTCCAACGCGACCGCCCGCTGGCCCGGGGTGCGGTTCCGGATCGAGAACACCGCCACCCAGGGCGGGCTCGCCGTCGGGCAGATCGTGGACGCGCTCGGCGTGCTCGACCGCGACCCGGAGGTCGAGGTGATCGTGCTGGCCCGCGGCGGCGGCAGCGTCGAGGACCTGCTGCCGTTCTCCGACGAGACGCTGTGCCGCGCCGTCGCGTCCTGCCGGACGCCGGTGGTCTCCGCGATCGGGCACGAGCCGGACACCCCGCTGGTCGACCACGTCGCCGACCTGCGGTGCTCCACCCCGACCGAGGCCGGGCGCAGCCTGGTCCCGGACCTGGCCGAGGAGACCGCGCGCATCGCCGGCCTGCGGGAACGGTCCCGGCGGGCGCTGTCCGGGTGGGTCGACCGCGAGGAACGACGGGTCCGCGACCTGCGCGCCCGGCCGGTCCTGGCCCAGCCCCTGCGGATGTTCGACCGGCACGAGCGCGAGGTGGCCGACCTGCGCGCCACCGGGCACCGCGCCGTCCTGCGCCGGTTCGACCGGTCCTCGGCGGAGCTCGAGCACCTCACGGCCCGGCTCACCGCACTCGGGCCGTCCGCCACGCTGGCCCGCGGGTACGCGATCGTCCAGCTCGCCGGCACCGACGGCGTCCGGCCCCTGCTGCGCTCGGTCTCCGAGGCCCCGGCCGGGACCGCCCTGCGCATCCGGGTCGGCGACGGCGCGATCGCGGCGACGTCGGACGGCCCGGAGACGGCGGACGGACGTCCGGCCGCGGGCGACCCCACCACCGACGGCTCCGCGGCTCCCGGCCCGGACGACACGGGCACGGGTGACACCGACCCGGCTCCCGCTCGCCCGCGACGCACCCGGAAGACTCCGGCCGGAAACACCACGTCCAGGACCACCACGCCCGGGGACACCCCGTCCGACGACACGGCCCCGGCCGGCCCGGCCCGGCGGACCAGGAAGAAGGCGAGCGGGTGA
- a CDS encoding lipid droplet-associated protein encodes MTPLPFPLRIAAGLVVTAVEQARELPRHAVEFPVTAVSQALQVSMRLQQTVTELAIKGDRALGTLRPAEDVPSWATFDDDLPPLTDPRPRNGASTVSELRPTTKVTDIPVARPPRPAARPAPSADPAATAPEALPEYPTMTIPQLRGKLRSLTLDDLADLLAWETSHGNRDEYVTMLTNRISTLSQK; translated from the coding sequence ATGACACCGCTGCCGTTCCCCCTGCGGATCGCCGCGGGCCTCGTCGTGACCGCCGTCGAGCAGGCCCGGGAGCTACCGCGGCACGCCGTCGAGTTCCCGGTCACCGCCGTGAGCCAGGCACTGCAGGTGTCCATGCGCCTGCAGCAGACCGTCACCGAGCTGGCGATCAAGGGCGACCGCGCGCTGGGCACCCTGCGCCCCGCCGAGGACGTCCCGAGCTGGGCGACCTTCGACGACGACCTGCCGCCCCTGACCGACCCGCGCCCGCGCAACGGCGCGAGCACCGTCTCCGAGCTGCGGCCGACGACGAAGGTCACCGACATCCCGGTCGCCCGCCCGCCGCGGCCCGCCGCCCGTCCGGCTCCGTCGGCCGACCCGGCGGCGACCGCCCCCGAGGCGCTGCCCGAGTACCCGACGATGACGATCCCGCAGCTGCGCGGCAAGCTCCGCTCTCTCACCCTCGACGACCTCGCCGACCTGCTGGCCTGGGAGACCTCGCACGGCAACCGCGACGAGTACGTCACGATGCTGACCAACCGGATCTCGACGCTGTCCCAGAAGTAG
- a CDS encoding 4-hydroxy-3-methylbut-2-enyl diphosphate reductase: protein MSGSGDKQVLLAKPRGYCAGVDRAVEAVEQALEQHGAPVYVRKEIVHNKHVVETLSDRGAIFVEEADQVPEGAMVVFSAHGVSPAVREQAKARELRTIDATCPLVTKVHQEAKRFAREDYDILLVGHNGHEEVEGTSGEAPEHIQIVESAADVDGVTVRDPEKVVWLSQTTLSVDETMQTVRALREKFPALQNPPSDDICYATQNRQVAVKAMAPRCDLVLVVGSRNSSNSVRLVEVALTAGAGASYLIDYAKEIDDAWLEGVGTIGVTSGASVPEVLVRGVVDHLAERGWGSVEEIDTAEETLTFSLPRELRPNRAAAR from the coding sequence ATGTCCGGATCGGGAGACAAGCAGGTCCTGCTGGCCAAGCCACGGGGCTACTGCGCGGGCGTCGACCGGGCGGTCGAGGCCGTCGAACAGGCGCTCGAGCAGCACGGTGCGCCGGTGTACGTGCGCAAGGAGATCGTGCACAACAAGCACGTCGTGGAGACGCTGAGCGACCGCGGGGCGATCTTCGTGGAGGAGGCGGACCAGGTGCCCGAGGGGGCGATGGTCGTGTTCTCCGCGCACGGGGTGTCCCCGGCGGTGCGCGAGCAGGCCAAGGCCCGCGAGCTGCGCACCATCGACGCGACCTGTCCGCTGGTCACCAAGGTGCACCAGGAGGCCAAGCGCTTCGCCCGCGAGGACTACGACATCCTGCTGGTCGGGCACAACGGCCACGAGGAGGTCGAGGGGACCTCCGGCGAGGCGCCCGAGCACATCCAGATCGTGGAGTCCGCCGCCGACGTCGACGGCGTCACCGTCCGTGACCCGGAGAAGGTCGTCTGGCTGTCGCAGACCACGCTGAGCGTCGACGAGACGATGCAGACCGTGCGTGCGCTGCGGGAGAAGTTCCCGGCGCTGCAGAACCCGCCGTCCGACGACATCTGCTACGCCACCCAGAACCGCCAGGTCGCGGTGAAGGCGATGGCCCCGCGCTGTGACCTGGTCCTGGTCGTCGGCTCGCGCAACTCGTCGAACTCGGTGCGCCTGGTCGAGGTCGCGCTGACCGCCGGCGCCGGCGCGTCCTACCTGATCGACTACGCCAAGGAGATCGACGACGCCTGGCTCGAGGGTGTCGGCACGATCGGTGTGACCAGCGGTGCCTCGGTGCCCGAGGTGCTGGTGCGCGGCGTCGTCGACCACCTGGCCGAGCGCGGCTGGGGCTCGGTCGAGGAGATCGACACGGCCGAGGAGACGCTGACGTTCTCGCTGCCGCGCGAGCTGCGCCCGAACCGGGCCGCCGCCCGCTAG
- a CDS encoding L,D-transpeptidase produces MSNAHHSRRPRPAVIIAALVGVLAVVGAGTALAGSPAAQAFKDQPLVPGTPCTVTAKACVDLDSKRSWLFKDGKIMRGPVPAATGGQGKLTPVGHSLRVYRKEADHKSGEYKDKQGRPAAMPLAVFFQDGGIAFHEGNTETPSGGCVRLARPDAQAWFDYLQIGDQVQVVSAKQVTADRAA; encoded by the coding sequence ATGAGCAACGCCCACCACAGCCGTAGGCCACGACCCGCCGTGATCATCGCAGCGCTGGTCGGAGTCCTCGCGGTGGTCGGCGCCGGCACCGCGCTCGCCGGCTCGCCCGCCGCCCAGGCGTTCAAGGACCAGCCGCTGGTCCCGGGGACACCCTGCACGGTCACCGCGAAGGCCTGTGTCGACCTCGACTCGAAGCGGTCCTGGCTGTTCAAGGACGGCAAGATCATGCGCGGACCGGTGCCGGCCGCGACCGGCGGCCAGGGCAAGCTGACGCCGGTCGGGCACTCGCTGCGGGTCTACCGCAAGGAGGCCGACCACAAGAGCGGCGAGTACAAGGACAAGCAGGGCCGCCCGGCCGCGATGCCGCTGGCCGTGTTCTTCCAGGACGGCGGCATCGCCTTCCACGAGGGCAACACCGAGACCCCGTCCGGCGGCTGCGTGCGCCTGGCCCGCCCGGACGCCCAGGCCTGGTTCGACTACCTGCAGATCGGCGACCAGGTCCAGGTCGTCTCGGCCAAGCAGGTCACCGCGGACCGCGCCGCCTGA
- a CDS encoding DUF6542 domain-containing protein translates to MTDTRTASAGRTASTPPGGRTGSSRPARRTGKAPAGSWPVRERSLVKPVLGIPPLAAVGLAVGLTAVGVVADLLRLGTVGAIFEVGYFLGCVLAVAWVRRRSIFVPAVQPPLMLAVVIPVIAVLVGAPTPEAGATEHLLMAGAPLINAFPAMAVTTLVVLLVAGFRLVRQRTGPDDAVGQLRRRLSGSRSENAAPDGDTGRERPSGRTTTRPDRARPTAADTATSAADRASARGRGRRTSAPETGARATGARTSGASVRAASGRPAPRSGTSRSTTGSTRADEPSRPRRPRRG, encoded by the coding sequence GTGACCGACACCCGCACCGCGTCGGCCGGGCGGACCGCCTCCACCCCGCCCGGCGGGCGCACCGGTTCGTCCCGGCCCGCCCGGCGGACCGGTAAGGCCCCCGCCGGATCGTGGCCCGTCCGCGAGCGATCGCTGGTCAAGCCGGTGCTGGGGATCCCGCCGCTCGCCGCGGTCGGGCTCGCGGTCGGGCTGACCGCCGTCGGTGTGGTGGCCGACCTGCTGCGTCTCGGCACCGTCGGCGCGATCTTCGAGGTCGGCTACTTCCTCGGCTGTGTGCTGGCCGTGGCCTGGGTACGCCGTCGCAGCATCTTCGTGCCCGCCGTCCAGCCGCCACTGATGCTGGCCGTCGTCATCCCCGTGATCGCCGTCCTCGTCGGCGCTCCGACGCCGGAGGCCGGCGCCACCGAGCACCTGCTGATGGCCGGCGCTCCGCTGATCAACGCGTTCCCGGCGATGGCCGTCACCACCCTCGTGGTGCTGCTGGTGGCCGGGTTCCGGCTCGTCCGCCAGCGGACCGGGCCCGACGACGCGGTCGGGCAGCTCCGGCGCCGTCTCTCCGGGAGCCGCTCCGAGAACGCGGCACCCGACGGGGACACCGGACGCGAACGGCCGTCCGGCCGGACGACGACCCGGCCGGACCGGGCACGCCCGACAGCGGCCGACACCGCGACGAGCGCGGCGGACCGCGCGTCCGCACGGGGCCGGGGACGGCGCACGAGCGCGCCGGAGACCGGGGCCCGCGCGACCGGGGCCCGCACCTCGGGCGCCTCCGTCCGCGCCGCGTCGGGCCGCCCGGCACCGCGCAGCGGCACCTCGCGTTCGACGACCGGATCCACCCGGGCCGACGAGCCGTCCCGTCCGCGCCGGCCCCGCCGCGGCTGA
- the rmuC gene encoding DNA recombination protein RmuC, translated as MDLTSMIVGLVAGLLAGAGVAWLLAGARHREAAAEAARASANATATTRADAAGLRAERTGLMERIEDLHEQLEQATTRLRRADSDAASFHAALQAEREARAESEAQQVRREAELKDSFAALSQDALSRNNEQFVALAESRLKEVTAALSAKAQGDETARAKAVETLLDPLSAALGRVEGQLRTVEKERESAYAGLREQVRHMADSSERLGTETKALVNALRAPQVRGRWGELQLERVAELAGMVEHCDFSTQVSAAGEDGGVRPDMVVRLSGGKQVVVDAKVPFAAYLEAVESRDADVHKTKLAAHARQLRAHVDQLAAKAYWESFEPTPEFVVLFVPGDPFLEAALQADPALLEHAFGRNVVLATPTTLIALLRTVAYGWRQEALARNAAQVHRLGRELHGRLATMGTHVAKLGRSLDSAVDSYNRTVSSLEARVLVTARKFTELQVSDTDLVSPELVEGGLRGISAPELVASAGDSLVSLEDLAQASRERPDADDSPPDGSREDPDVRATLNR; from the coding sequence GTGGATCTCACGAGCATGATCGTCGGCCTGGTGGCCGGGCTCCTGGCCGGTGCCGGGGTGGCCTGGCTGCTCGCCGGCGCCCGGCACCGCGAGGCGGCCGCCGAGGCCGCGCGGGCGTCGGCGAACGCCACCGCGACCACACGGGCCGACGCCGCGGGCCTGCGCGCCGAGCGGACCGGGCTGATGGAACGCATCGAGGACCTGCACGAACAGTTGGAGCAGGCGACCACGCGGCTGCGCCGGGCCGACTCGGACGCGGCGTCGTTCCACGCGGCGCTGCAGGCCGAGCGGGAGGCCCGCGCCGAGAGCGAGGCCCAGCAGGTCCGGCGGGAGGCCGAGCTCAAGGACTCCTTCGCCGCGTTGTCCCAGGACGCGCTGTCCCGCAACAACGAGCAGTTCGTCGCGCTGGCCGAGAGCCGGCTCAAGGAGGTCACCGCGGCCCTGTCGGCGAAGGCGCAGGGCGACGAGACGGCGCGGGCCAAGGCCGTCGAGACGCTGCTGGACCCGCTCAGTGCGGCGCTGGGCCGGGTCGAGGGTCAGCTGCGCACGGTGGAGAAGGAGCGCGAGTCGGCCTACGCGGGGCTGCGCGAGCAGGTCCGGCACATGGCCGACAGCTCCGAGCGGCTCGGCACCGAGACCAAGGCCCTGGTGAACGCGCTGCGCGCGCCGCAGGTGCGCGGGCGGTGGGGTGAGCTGCAGCTGGAGCGGGTCGCCGAGCTGGCCGGGATGGTCGAGCACTGCGACTTCTCCACCCAGGTCAGCGCGGCCGGCGAGGACGGCGGCGTCCGGCCGGACATGGTGGTGCGCCTCTCCGGCGGCAAGCAGGTCGTCGTCGACGCGAAGGTCCCGTTCGCGGCCTACCTGGAGGCGGTGGAGAGCCGCGACGCCGACGTCCACAAGACCAAGCTGGCCGCGCACGCCCGCCAGCTGCGCGCCCATGTGGACCAGCTCGCGGCGAAGGCCTACTGGGAGTCGTTCGAGCCGACGCCGGAGTTCGTCGTGCTCTTCGTGCCGGGCGACCCGTTCCTGGAGGCGGCGCTGCAGGCCGACCCGGCGCTGCTCGAGCACGCCTTCGGCCGCAACGTCGTGCTCGCCACCCCGACGACGCTGATCGCGCTGCTGCGCACCGTCGCCTACGGCTGGCGGCAGGAGGCACTGGCCCGCAACGCCGCGCAGGTGCACCGCCTCGGACGGGAGCTGCACGGCCGGCTCGCCACGATGGGCACGCACGTCGCCAAGCTGGGGCGCAGCCTGGACTCGGCGGTGGACAGCTACAACCGCACCGTCTCCTCGCTGGAGGCGCGGGTGCTGGTGACGGCGCGCAAGTTCACCGAGCTGCAGGTCTCCGACACCGATCTCGTCTCCCCGGAGCTGGTCGAGGGCGGCCTGCGCGGGATCTCCGCGCCGGAGCTGGTCGCCTCCGCGGGCGACTCCCTGGTCTCCCTGGAGGATCTCGCGCAGGCGAGCCGGGAGCGCCCGGACGCCGACGACTCACCCCCGGACGGGTCCCGGGAGGACCCCGACGTACGGGCTACTCTGAACCGGTGA
- a CDS encoding DUF4232 domain-containing protein: MKNTIVTRALAATGIAAAAILTPLTAGAASAAPAGSAAPVATAAAVAGTDTAPSACRPANYRGTIAPDVASSGHHHYRVTLVAAPGTSACTLAGSPTGVLFTKGQTPIGVDATTYGDQTVPVAFGPGAPVHFDIQVPNSAGGAVAGTASFSLRAPGGAVIPGEGAAGGYMEVDAGTAIGPVQPGV; the protein is encoded by the coding sequence ATGAAGAACACGATCGTCACCCGCGCCCTCGCCGCCACCGGCATCGCCGCGGCCGCTATCCTGACACCCCTGACCGCAGGAGCCGCCTCCGCGGCCCCGGCGGGGAGCGCCGCACCGGTCGCGACGGCAGCGGCCGTCGCCGGGACCGACACGGCGCCGTCGGCCTGCCGCCCGGCGAACTACCGCGGCACCATCGCGCCCGACGTCGCCAGCTCCGGGCACCACCACTACCGCGTCACCCTGGTCGCCGCGCCGGGTACGTCGGCCTGCACGCTCGCCGGATCGCCGACCGGCGTCCTGTTCACCAAGGGGCAGACCCCGATCGGGGTGGACGCCACGACCTACGGCGACCAGACGGTGCCCGTCGCGTTCGGTCCCGGCGCCCCGGTGCACTTCGACATCCAGGTGCCGAACTCCGCGGGCGGGGCGGTCGCCGGCACGGCGTCGTTCTCGCTGCGGGCACCCGGTGGCGCGGTGATCCCGGGCGAGGGCGCCGCCGGCGGGTACATGGAGGTCGACGCGGGCACCGCGATCGGCCCCGTGCAGCCCGGCGTCTGA
- a CDS encoding methylated-DNA--[protein]-cysteine S-methyltransferase, with the protein MTNTLSTPDTTTTPDAAATDAAAGTAHWATQDTPIGPFTAVVDSGGAVLASGWTTELGELLPQVHPSLHPGELVSGDIGPVAEAVARYHDGDLTAIDAIAVRQRSGEFLTHAWDVLRTVEPGTPVTYTEYATRAGRPKAVRAAAAACARNAVALFVPCHRVLRTDGSLGGFRWGLPAKRWLIDHEAARSRTA; encoded by the coding sequence ATGACGAACACCCTCTCCACCCCCGACACCACGACCACCCCGGACGCCGCGGCCACCGACGCCGCGGCCGGGACGGCCCACTGGGCGACCCAGGACACCCCGATCGGCCCGTTCACGGCCGTCGTCGACTCCGGGGGCGCGGTCCTCGCCTCGGGCTGGACGACCGAGCTGGGCGAGCTGCTCCCCCAGGTGCACCCCTCGTTGCACCCGGGAGAGCTGGTCTCCGGAGACATCGGCCCCGTCGCCGAGGCCGTCGCCCGCTACCACGACGGCGACCTGACCGCGATCGACGCGATCGCGGTCCGGCAGCGGTCCGGTGAGTTCCTGACCCACGCCTGGGACGTGCTGCGCACCGTCGAGCCCGGCACCCCGGTGACCTACACCGAGTACGCGACGCGGGCGGGACGCCCGAAGGCGGTGCGGGCCGCGGCCGCGGCGTGCGCACGGAACGCGGTGGCACTGTTCGTGCCCTGCCACCGGGTACTGCGTACCGACGGCTCCCTCGGCGGGTTCCGCTGGGGGCTGCCGGCGAAGCGGTGGCTGATCGACCACGAGGCCGCCCGCTCCCGGACGGCGTAG